The DNA segment TTCCCAAAAGAAAAGTAAAGCAGCGAAGTAAAATTACTTTTTGCCTTTATTCCCGTCGATTATTATTGAAAAAAGGAGGATGTTCATGGATGAGATTTTAGAAATATTATCTAAAGATGCGCGTATTAGCCCCGAAGAAATTTCCAAGCTGACCGGAAAATCCGTCGCGGTGATTACCAAGGCCATCAAAAAATATGAGCAAGACGGCATCATTGTTAAATATAAAACTCTGATCAATCAAGAACTGTTGCAAGAAAATCGTCCTTTAGTGCGAGCTTTAATTGAAGTCAGCATTACACCGCAAAAAGATGTCGGGTTTGATTATCTGGCGGAGAGGATCTATAGTTTTCCGGAAGTGGTCAGTTGTTATCTGGTGTCGGGGGCGTATGATCTTTTGGTGGTGGTGGAAGGGGATAATATTCAAACTGTCGCCAATTTTGTGGCTTCCAAACTTTCGCCGATGGAAAATGTTCGCAAGACAACAACACATTTCTTGTTAAAAAAATACAAAGAAGACGGACAAGTCTTAAAAAAGAGCCAACAGCGTAAGAGGCTCAACATTTCTTACTAAGACTGTTGCAGTGAAATAAAATGAAAAATATCGTGATCTCAAAAAAAGTAGAGCAAATGGCGCCTTCGGGGATCCGTGCGTTCTTTGATCTGGTGTTAGGGATGAAAGACGTGATCTCGCTAGGTGTGGGCGAACCGGATTTTGTCACACCGTGGCATATTCGGGAAAAGGCTATTTATTCCTTGGAAAAAGGATATACGTCCTACACGTCCAATAAGGGGATGATCGAAGTCCGCAAGGAACTTGAACGTTTCTTACAAAAACGTTATGGGCTTAGCTATGACCCGGAAGAACAAATTCTTCTGACCGTCGGAGTGAGTGAAGGCATTGACGTCGCTATGCGCACTATTTTAAATCCGGGTGACAAAGTTCTCATTCATCAACCGTGCTTTGTTTCTTACGGGCCGATGGTGGATTTAGCGGGCGGCATTCCGGTTTTTCTGGATACAGAGAGCAAGAACGGATTTAAATTAACGCCTCAGCAAATTGACAGAGCTTGCGACAGAAAAGTCAAAGCCCTGATGATCAATTATCCGTGTAATCCGACGGGAGCGTCATACACAAAGAAAGAACTTCAAGAAATTTGTCGCGTTGTGATCAAGCGAAATCTTCTCGTCATCAGCGATGAAGTTTATGATGAGTTGACGTATGATTTTGACCACACGCCTTTAGCATCTTTACCGGGCATGAAAGAGAGAGTTATCTATCTTAACGGATTTTCTAAAGCTTATGCCATGACAGGTTTTCGTTTGGGATGGGTTTGCGGGCCGTCTAAGATCATTGCCGGGATGACCAAGGTGCATCAGTATACGATCATGTGCGTCCCTATTACCAGTCAGATGGCTGCTCTAGAGGCGCTTCGAAGCGGATTTAAAGATGTTGCCGACATGAAAAAAGAATATATGCGCCGGCGCCGTTTTGTGGTGGAGAGCTTAAACGAAATGGGATTGACATGCCTTAATCCGCAAGGAGCATTTTATGTTTTACCGTCGATAAAAATAACAAAACAAAATTCTTTGGATTTTGCCAAGAATCTTTTAAGCCGGAAAAAAGTTGCTGTTGTTCCCGGAGTGGCTTTTGGCCGATCGGGAGAAGGTTACGTGCGCATGTCTTATGCGTCCAGTTATGAAAATCTAAAAGAAGCGATGGCGCGTTTACGCAGTTACATCGGCTCTTAAAATATTTTTTATCCGAGAAATTTATGAAAAAAGAATTCAAAAAACAAGATAATCTTGATTTTGAGATCGCCTTTTATGAGGGCATCTTAAAATATAGTCCTAATTTTACCGAGGCCCTGATCGCCTTAGGCGATCACTATACAAAACGAGGACTCTATGAAAAAGGTTTGAATGTTGACGAGCGTTTAGCCAAGTTAAAGCCTGAAGACCCGCTGGTTTTTTATAATTTAGCCTGCAGCTATTCGCTTTTGGGAGATATTGATAAATCGCTGCAATCAATCGAGCAGGCGGTGAAGCGTGGGTATAAAGATTTCTCTTATTTGGAACATGATGCGGATTTGATCAAGCTGCGCGCGGATGATCGTTTTCAACAATTTCTGTCAAAAATCAAAGGTAAGGCGGATTCTTTAAAAACTTCCTAACAATTATGGACGGCCATCCGGCATCAAAAGCATATCAGCAGGCAAGGAAGATCATTTTTATTATTGGCTTTTTAGCCAATATTATTATCTTCCTTGCCTTTTTTTTAAGCGGGCTTTCGGTGGCATTACGAGATATTGCTTATGGTTTTTCTCAGAACTTTTTTATTGTTAACGCGATCTATATGTGTGCTTTAAGCCTGGGGCTTTTGCTCGTTCATTTTCCTTTGGACTTTTTAGGCGAATTTATCCTGGAACACCGCTTCCAATTGTCTAATCAGAAATTCCATGAATGGCTTTGGGATCTTACTAAAAGATTCTTTCTGCAACTTATGTTAACGCTTTTGATCGTCGAGGTTGGTTATATTCTTCTTGATCGTTTTCCTCGAACCTGGTGGGTCTGGGCAGGGGCATTCTGGTTATTTTTGACATTAATCTTAGCCAAAATAACGCCAAACGTGCTCATTCCGATCTTTTATAAATATTCAAAGATCGGCAATGAAGAATTAAGGGCAAGAATTTTAGGGCTTTTTGAAAAAGCAAAGATCCCCGTTCAAAATGCTTACATGGTGGATTTTTCTAAGAAAACGAAAAAAGCCAATGCCTTTATTTGCGGTTTGGGAAAAGGGCGGCGTGTTGTTCTAAGCGATACGCTCGTTAGTGATTTTTCTATTCCCGAGATCGAGGCTGTTGTCGCTCATGAGATCGGACATTATAAACATCATGACATTCTTAAGCTTACCATTTTCCATACATTAACAACGCTGCTTGGATTTTTTATCATGAATCGGTTGTGGGAAGTTTTTGCGGCGCATTCACCCGCTATCCATATTGCGGATATTGCTTTTTTTCCTGTCTTGGCTGTGGCCTTTTCGATGTTTAGCTTCTTGATGATGCCGCTTTCAAACAGTTTCAGCCGTTATCTGGAGGTGAAAGCGGACTTGTTTAGTTTAAAGGCGACATTAGCGCCGCAACATTTTATCTCTATGATGAAAAAACTTGGGGTCAAAAATCTATCCGAATTTAATCCGGGATTATTGACTGAAATATTTCTTTATGATCATCCGCCGATCTCTAAACGAATTGATCTGGCGCAGAATTACCAGCTAAGCCTATGAAGAGCTCCGGCCAAAATAAATCCGATCAAAGTGTTTCCGAAAAACGCCAATATCTTCGTTTAGAAAGTGTCTTTCCGGTAGAATTTTCTTTTGCGCGTTCCGCCCAAGCTACTCAAACCCTTGATTGGCATCAGGGCTTTACATCCAACATCAGCAAAGGCGGTATTTGTTTAAGCGTCCACATTGCTTCCGAAGATATCAAGAAACTTTTAGACACGCGGGGGATGCCTCTCCAACTGAGAATCGGAATTCCGTTGGGCGCTCGTTCCATTAAAGCCTCGGCGGATATTATGTGGAGCGAGCATCTTAAAGAGGTGGCGCCCGAACGTTACCTGGTGGGTTTGAAATTTACAAATATCGACGGAAAAGATTTAAACCGGATGCTTTTTCATGCCCAATGGATACACTTTCGCCTTAAGGCAGCCGTAGGAATAGCGCTCTTCTTTGTCTTAGCTTTCGCAGCCAGCGCTTTATATAATTTTAGCCTTCGTGAAGCCAATAAAAAGCTGATCAATACTTTGGTGACGACACAACAACAAGAAACAATGGCAACGTACAGCCTTAAAGGTATTGCCTACGAGAAAGAAGCCTTAGCCAGACAATTGGAGGAATACGCCGGCCGAATGAAGGATCTGGAAGCACAATTACTTGTTGCCCAAGAAGCTATTTCCGCAAAGTCTCAAACGGAAGTTGAGCTCAACGGCCAGCTTCAGGCTTCAACCGAAAAAGTAGATGGCTTAAAGAAACAAATTGCTGATCTTATTCGAAGAAAATCTCCTTTAGAAAATGAATACGCGGCTCTTTTGAAAAAAGAGAATATGATGGCGGATGAATTCGCGCTTTTAGAGCATAAGAAGGAAGGATTGCAAAAAACGGTTGTCCAGAAAATGTACCGGTGGATCAAAAACCATCAAAGTTCTGCGACGGGGCTGGTTTTAAGCTTCGAAGGTGATGTCGGGATCATTGAACATTGGGCGTTTAGTTATGACCAGGCCTTGGCGGTTAATGCCTTTTTGTTGTTTGGCGACATAGAATCCGCACGCAAGATCCTTAATTTCTTTGTCCGGAAACTAAACGATGATTTTGATGGTTTTGTAAATGGGTACTATTTTGATTCCGGACAGATCTCGGAATATACTGTTCACGTGGGTCCGAACACATGGCTTGGTATCGCGGCTCTTCAGTATATTGAAAAAACAAAAGATACAGAATATTTAACTTTGGCAAAGAAAATAGGAGATTGGCTGATCTCTATTCAAGAGCAAGATCCGGCGGGGGGACTGCGCGGCGGCCCGCAATTCTCTTGGTTCTCCACGGAACATAATTTAGACGCCTACGCTTTCTTTGGCATGCTTTATCAGCACACGAAGGAAGAAAAATACGCATTAGCGCAAAGAAAAGTTTTTGATTGGCTTAAAACTTACGCGTTAATACCGCATAGCCCCGATTATCGCAGGCCGCCCGTGAAACGCGGCCGCGGTGATTCGACCATCGCCACCGATACCTTTGCCTGGGCTTTGGCGGCGATAGGCCCCGAGCGGCTTATAGCTGCGGGAATGGATCCGGAAGAAATTATGCGATTTGCCGAGGAGCATTGCGCGGTTTCCGTTGATTTTAAACGTCCCAGCGGCATGAATGTCACTTTAAACGGATTTGATTTTGCC comes from the Candidatus Omnitrophota bacterium genome and includes:
- a CDS encoding PilZ domain-containing protein, with the protein product MKSSGQNKSDQSVSEKRQYLRLESVFPVEFSFARSAQATQTLDWHQGFTSNISKGGICLSVHIASEDIKKLLDTRGMPLQLRIGIPLGARSIKASADIMWSEHLKEVAPERYLVGLKFTNIDGKDLNRMLFHAQWIHFRLKAAVGIALFFVLAFAASALYNFSLREANKKLINTLVTTQQQETMATYSLKGIAYEKEALARQLEEYAGRMKDLEAQLLVAQEAISAKSQTEVELNGQLQASTEKVDGLKKQIADLIRRKSPLENEYAALLKKENMMADEFALLEHKKEGLQKTVVQKMYRWIKNHQSSATGLVLSFEGDVGIIEHWAFSYDQALAVNAFLLFGDIESARKILNFFVRKLNDDFDGFVNGYYFDSGQISEYTVHVGPNTWLGIAALQYIEKTKDTEYLTLAKKIGDWLISIQEQDPAGGLRGGPQFSWFSTEHNLDAYAFFGMLYQHTKEEKYALAQRKVFDWLKTYALIPHSPDYRRPPVKRGRGDSTIATDTFAWALAAIGPERLIAAGMDPEEIMRFAEEHCAVSVDFKRPSGMNVTLNGFDFAKKTHMPRGGMVSPEWTSQMIVSYQILGDFFTQKDNTVKANYYKEKAKMYLNELNKIIIASPSLTGQGEGCLPYATLEDADTGHGWRTPHGTTTGSIAGTAYMIMAIQGFNPLSLSQYDIVSE
- a CDS encoding aminotransferase class I/II-fold pyridoxal phosphate-dependent enzyme, whose translation is MKNIVISKKVEQMAPSGIRAFFDLVLGMKDVISLGVGEPDFVTPWHIREKAIYSLEKGYTSYTSNKGMIEVRKELERFLQKRYGLSYDPEEQILLTVGVSEGIDVAMRTILNPGDKVLIHQPCFVSYGPMVDLAGGIPVFLDTESKNGFKLTPQQIDRACDRKVKALMINYPCNPTGASYTKKELQEICRVVIKRNLLVISDEVYDELTYDFDHTPLASLPGMKERVIYLNGFSKAYAMTGFRLGWVCGPSKIIAGMTKVHQYTIMCVPITSQMAALEALRSGFKDVADMKKEYMRRRRFVVESLNEMGLTCLNPQGAFYVLPSIKITKQNSLDFAKNLLSRKKVAVVPGVAFGRSGEGYVRMSYASSYENLKEAMARLRSYIGS
- a CDS encoding M48 family metallopeptidase, which gives rise to MDGHPASKAYQQARKIIFIIGFLANIIIFLAFFLSGLSVALRDIAYGFSQNFFIVNAIYMCALSLGLLLVHFPLDFLGEFILEHRFQLSNQKFHEWLWDLTKRFFLQLMLTLLIVEVGYILLDRFPRTWWVWAGAFWLFLTLILAKITPNVLIPIFYKYSKIGNEELRARILGLFEKAKIPVQNAYMVDFSKKTKKANAFICGLGKGRRVVLSDTLVSDFSIPEIEAVVAHEIGHYKHHDILKLTIFHTLTTLLGFFIMNRLWEVFAAHSPAIHIADIAFFPVLAVAFSMFSFLMMPLSNSFSRYLEVKADLFSLKATLAPQHFISMMKKLGVKNLSEFNPGLLTEIFLYDHPPISKRIDLAQNYQLSL
- a CDS encoding Lrp/AsnC family transcriptional regulator, with protein sequence MDEILEILSKDARISPEEISKLTGKSVAVITKAIKKYEQDGIIVKYKTLINQELLQENRPLVRALIEVSITPQKDVGFDYLAERIYSFPEVVSCYLVSGAYDLLVVVEGDNIQTVANFVASKLSPMENVRKTTTHFLLKKYKEDGQVLKKSQQRKRLNISY